The following are encoded in a window of Salinigranum halophilum genomic DNA:
- a CDS encoding DNA topoisomerase IV subunit A, with protein MSQTKLNDDLARERLIDLAAEFYDQFQGGEVPEMTLPTRTKSNIEYDEASKVWKYGDRTSTRSANSVRGARKLLKAAYTIEFLARQLEEGRSSTLRELYYLSESWDSEEAHFSDQDESNQLVEDLEIVSKVTREDFHMRPEESGATLMGPLKLREQTRRGEREIHCQKDVGEGGYQIPNNPDTIEFLEHDIDFVLCVETGGMRDRLVENGFDEQYNVLVVHLKGQPARATRRITKRLHDELGVPVVVFTDGDPWSYRIFGSVAYGSIKSAHLSEYLATPEAEFIGIQPQDIVDYDLPTDPLSDSDVNALQSELDDPRFMTDYWEEQIELQLDIGKKAEQQALASRGLDFVTDTYLPERLDEMSVI; from the coding sequence ATGTCTCAGACGAAACTCAACGACGACCTGGCGCGCGAGCGCCTCATCGACCTCGCGGCGGAGTTCTACGACCAGTTCCAGGGCGGGGAGGTCCCCGAGATGACCCTGCCCACCCGGACGAAGAGCAACATCGAGTACGACGAGGCGTCGAAGGTGTGGAAGTACGGCGACCGCACCTCGACGCGCTCTGCGAACTCCGTCAGGGGCGCACGGAAGCTGCTCAAGGCCGCCTACACCATCGAGTTCCTCGCCCGCCAGCTGGAGGAGGGCCGCTCGTCGACCCTGCGTGAGCTGTACTACCTCTCGGAGTCGTGGGACTCCGAGGAGGCGCACTTCTCCGACCAGGACGAGTCGAATCAGCTGGTCGAAGACCTCGAAATCGTCTCCAAAGTGACGCGGGAGGACTTCCACATGCGGCCCGAGGAGTCGGGCGCGACGCTGATGGGCCCGCTGAAGCTCCGCGAGCAGACCCGCCGCGGCGAGCGCGAGATTCACTGTCAGAAGGACGTCGGCGAGGGCGGCTACCAGATTCCGAACAACCCCGACACCATCGAGTTCTTGGAGCACGACATCGACTTCGTCCTCTGTGTCGAGACCGGTGGGATGCGAGATAGGTTAGTAGAGAACGGCTTCGACGAGCAGTACAACGTCCTCGTCGTCCACCTCAAGGGCCAACCAGCCCGCGCGACCCGACGCATCACCAAGCGCCTGCACGACGAACTCGGCGTCCCCGTCGTGGTGTTCACCGACGGCGACCCCTGGAGCTACCGCATCTTCGGCTCCGTCGCCTACGGCTCGATCAAGTCCGCGCACCTCTCGGAGTACCTCGCGACCCCCGAGGCGGAGTTCATCGGCATCCAGCCGCAGGACATCGTCGACTACGACCTCCCGACCGACCCGCTCTCGGACTCGGACGTCAACGCCCTCCAGTCCGAACTGGACGACCCCCGGTTCATGACGGACTACTGGGAAGAACAGATCGAGCTGCAACTCGACATCGGCAAGAAGGCCGAACAGCAGGCGCTCGCGTCTCGTGGCCTGGACTTCGTGACCGACACGTATCTCCCCGAACGACTCGACGAGATGAGCGTCATCTGA
- a CDS encoding MBL fold metallo-hydrolase, whose product MTIRHDGLTVDWLGYATVRIETPDGFVVYLDPGRYGVLTGEWTSDSSDAAAAHPEPTDYHARDADLVCVTHGHHYDSDGVERVASEDATVVVHEAVSADELDRDADAPESLPYDVVRVSDDDHRVVAGADGGSVDVWTVAAYNDPEGPYTRADGSVVHPRGEGCGFLLSLDGTTVFWPGDSDAHDGFSRLDVSLFLANISGSVCMDRHDAADLAAALDPDLVLPVHYNTLDFLEADSGAFASDVAKRGVPVVLDER is encoded by the coding sequence ATGACGATTCGCCACGACGGGCTCACGGTCGACTGGCTCGGGTACGCGACGGTTCGTATCGAGACGCCGGACGGCTTCGTCGTCTACCTCGACCCCGGGCGGTACGGCGTCCTCACGGGCGAGTGGACGAGTGACTCGTCCGACGCCGCGGCCGCTCATCCCGAACCGACCGACTACCACGCCCGCGACGCCGACCTCGTCTGCGTCACCCACGGCCACCACTACGACTCCGACGGCGTCGAACGGGTCGCGAGCGAGGACGCGACGGTAGTCGTCCACGAGGCGGTCAGTGCGGACGAGCTCGACCGCGACGCAGACGCTCCCGAATCCCTCCCGTACGACGTCGTCCGCGTGAGCGACGACGACCACCGGGTCGTCGCCGGCGCGGACGGCGGGAGCGTCGACGTCTGGACCGTCGCGGCGTACAACGACCCCGAGGGGCCCTACACTCGCGCCGACGGCTCTGTCGTTCACCCCCGCGGCGAGGGCTGTGGGTTCCTCCTCTCGCTCGACGGAACCACGGTGTTCTGGCCCGGTGACTCCGACGCCCACGACGGCTTCTCGCGTCTCGACGTGTCGCTCTTCCTCGCGAACATCTCCGGCTCCGTCTGCATGGACCGCCACGACGCGGCCGACCTCGCCGCGGCGCTCGACCCCGACCTGGTCCTCCCGGTCCACTACAACACGCTCGACTTCCTCGAGGCGGACTCCGGTGCGTTCGCGAGCGACGTGGCGAAACGCGGCGTCCCCGTCGTGTTGGACGAGCGCTGA